Proteins encoded within one genomic window of Pseudomonadota bacterium:
- a CDS encoding pyridoxal phosphate-dependent aminotransferase: MFLSDRVMHMRPSGVRKIFDLANKVKNPINLSIGEPDFDIPDPIKEEGIRWINAGFNKYTPSGGIPELRVKIFRYLRKKGIICDDVIITAGVTGGLLLALMVTLNPLDEVIIPDPYFVLYEYQVMLLGGKPVFMDTYPDFSLKEEALRSAITDKTKIILINSPNNPTGMVNSKEELDMVVRVAKEKNLLVFSDDIYDKFVYENGTERTYLGQLYDKAITFGGFSKTWGMTGWRIGYVAGPKELIQCMVTMQQYAFSSINSFAQKAALYALDYNTDPLIDGYKRKRDLIYEGLKDKYHIVKPNGAYFIFPEVPGGNGDKFVEKALKNNLFIIPGSVFSRKKSNVRISFAASEENLLKGIEILRKLA, from the coding sequence ATGTTTCTATCGGACAGGGTAATGCATATGAGGCCGTCGGGGGTCAGGAAGATATTCGACCTTGCAAACAAGGTGAAGAACCCCATCAACCTGAGCATTGGTGAGCCTGACTTCGATATACCTGATCCTATTAAAGAAGAGGGGATCAGATGGATCAACGCTGGATTCAACAAATATACCCCTTCAGGGGGCATCCCTGAATTAAGGGTGAAGATATTTCGCTACCTTAGAAAAAAAGGAATAATCTGTGACGATGTTATCATTACCGCAGGGGTAACGGGTGGTTTGCTTCTTGCCCTTATGGTGACGCTGAACCCCCTTGATGAGGTTATCATCCCTGATCCATATTTTGTTCTCTATGAATACCAGGTGATGCTTCTTGGCGGTAAACCTGTTTTTATGGATACATATCCTGATTTTTCATTGAAGGAGGAGGCATTAAGGAGCGCCATAACGGATAAAACCAAGATAATATTAATCAACAGCCCCAATAACCCTACCGGTATGGTAAATTCAAAGGAAGAACTCGACATGGTGGTCAGGGTGGCAAAGGAGAAAAATCTCCTTGTATTTTCAGATGATATCTATGATAAATTTGTTTATGAGAACGGCACGGAGCGAACTTATCTCGGTCAGCTTTACGACAAGGCCATCACATTCGGTGGTTTTTCAAAGACGTGGGGTATGACGGGCTGGAGAATAGGGTATGTAGCCGGGCCGAAAGAGCTCATACAATGTATGGTAACGATGCAACAGTATGCGTTCAGCAGTATAAACTCTTTTGCACAGAAGGCGGCGCTCTATGCACTCGACTACAATACGGACCCACTCATCGATGGCTATAAAAGGAAAAGAGACCTCATATATGAGGGATTGAAGGACAAATATCATATTGTAAAACCCAATGGGGCATATTTTATCTTCCCTGAGGTGCCTGGTGGCAACGGAGACAAATTTGTAGAAAAGGCCCTGAAGAATAACCTGTTTATCATACCGGGGAGTGTTTTTTCGAGAAAGAAATCGAATGTGCGCATCTCCTTTGCGGCAAGCGAGGAAAACCTGCTGAAGGGAATAGAGATTTTGAGGAAACTGGCATAA